From a region of the Syngnathus scovelli strain Florida chromosome 19, RoL_Ssco_1.2, whole genome shotgun sequence genome:
- the cdca7b gene encoding cell division cycle-associated 7-like protein, producing the protein MFKSISTPFCCNSLKTKVVFLIDSHLNDDKMALESKALHFKSKFITAELACLFSQSDSEDDFEGFSEDDDEMDRRRFNRHFKTKMVEAEDESDLDTGFYSDEEETPAPKRSRSLRVALRFPVKQSPTLKKEPQAKSLRKPVKETVAQKVRQRMTKQEDKQREVKPEKAKGEDEAVCQSLSKRDKNIRENKAMLAKLFADLTTMADLTLPDTLQKKKCSPVKTTPRKRKIEQNTGSERRNPSRKARPPENFAVDQECEPSSGPKAVDIRRLIEVDEESAGNMPKKKRRSHRRSQYEFKSVDDISKDDLDNIAYRSKDKIWDKDNGSSCHQCRQKTLDTKTVCRSGFCSAGKGQFCGPCLKNRYGEDVRTVLLDPKWSCPICRGMCNCSLCRKKEGRCATGILVGLARYNGHDNVHEYLERIQKELR; encoded by the exons ATGTTTAAATCCATTTCGACTCCCTTCTGTTGTAATTCCCTAAAGACAAAAGTTGTATTTTTAATAGATTCACACTTAAACGACGACAAAATGGCACTCGAGTCAAAG GCGCTGCATTTCAAGTCCAAGTTTATTACTGCCGAGCTGGCTTGTCTCTTCAGCCAGTCGGACAGCGAGGATGACTTTGAAGGCTTCAGTGAGGACGATGATGAAATGGACAGAAGACGTTTTAATAGGCATTTCAAGACCAAG ATGGTGGAGGCAGAGGATGAAAGCGATCTGGACACAGGCTTCTATTCTGATGAGGAGGAGACACCAGCACCTAAGAGAAGTAGAAGTCTCCGAGTAGCACTCAG ATTTCCAGTCAAACAGTCTCCCACCCTCAAAAAGGAGCCACAAGCAAAAAGCCTCAGAAAGCCGGTTAAAGAAACCGTGGCACAGAAGGTGCGGCAGAGGATGACAAAGCAGGAGGATAAACAAAGAGAAGTGAAGCCAGAGAAGGCGAAGGGAGAAGATGAGGCTGTGTGCCAAAGCCTAAGCAAGCGGGACAAAAACATCCGGGAAAACAAAGCCATG CTGGCCAAGCTATTTGCTGATCTCACCACTATGGCGGACCTGACTTTGCCTGACACCCTTCAA AAGAAGAAGTGCTCACCGGTGAAAACAACGCCGCGCAaacgcaaaatagaacagaacaCAGGGTCTGAAAGGAGAAACCCGTCTCGGAAAGCCCGCCCTCCTGAGAACTTTGCTGTGGACCAAGAGTGTGAGCCCAGTAGCGGCCCCAAGGCTGTAGACATCAGGAGACTGATAGAG GTGGATGAGGAAAGTGCTGGTAACATGCCGAAGAAAAAGAGGAGGAGCCACCGACGCAGTCAGTATGAGTTCAAGTCGGTTGATGACATCTCCAAAGATGACTTGGACAACATAGCGTATCGCAGCAAAGATAAGATCTGGGACAAGGACAAT GGAAGCTCGTGCCACCAGTGCAGACAGAAAACCCTCGACACAAAGACAGTGTGCCGCAGTGGGTTCTGTTCTGCAGGCAAAGGCCAgttttgtgggccatgtctgaaGAACCGCTATGGTGAGGACGTGCGCACCGTATTGCTTGACCCG AAATGGTCGTGTCCCATATGCAGAGGAATGTGTAACTGCAGCCTGTGTCGAAAGAAAGAAGGGCGCTGTGCTACTGGCATTTTGGTCGGGCTGGCCCGCTACAATGGCCACGACAACGTCCACGAGTATCTGGAGAG AATTCAGAAGGAGCTACGATAA
- the rapgef5a gene encoding rap guanine nucleotide exchange factor 5: MDDSEPAEDGLLAGLRWNRSARDQAQLKHKIRDLPGLLKHGLHLRKKSQSPDTIPGPSAGPTVNKSCSQSFPCAGRAVRNGFLSHGPYPAKDKIHLARIIRRSYVGVELVQWLCEQCVYVRCRTTAVRVWQVLLELGVLLSVDQRVVFSDSNSYYQFSFEECDSSSCEFRANEGDWPEAVRLLLQLAPYVQFRSGDGPSSPSEEDSEGNRDVCSEILQMRALERLTSTVQNELAAALARKTRKALSEQDSDMPETSQQDVHSPSAESSPLGGVCALRGGGGGSNGGGSVCGREELTSRLGLEAVQRLAKDGCRLLQNHNYRLPDRNQAEVVGRVCLKERGRDVLVLQRVTSSLTSPSERPSPTSSGGGSREEDKRYVVVSGTPLKILEHLLSDLRLDDQRGTPESTESEMLLDDFLLTYLVFMSTSDLCQALLGHYSSARSRGQEEGKDTLFRKRKVLQLVSHWSRLYKDFLKEEEHVRGFMKALYRCVLEDLYEFPTLEKDLKEFQKLLRRRHTVDDCPPNQKSKQMHQQLSLKENCLQLRSPQCEIREVICCVYVSTDSYLSVHTHPSLEAHELLRIVRLKMDRSEEDMVLAVVSHTGERRMLQPSDCVYSESLTPQGKLIVCRRDLAEILPSLTDSAELSRRPVRLLGINTWDVAAALTHLDWTLFKSIHEQELVYYTLRRVPGGGHTAALSVLLQRCNEVQQWVMSEVLMCTSLNKRVQLLKKFIKIAAHCKAQRNLNSAFAIIMGLNTAAVSRLNQTWEKCPGKFKKLFAELELITDPSLNHKAYREAFKRMKPPKIPFMPLLLKDITFIHEGNKTFHDNLVNFEKLHMIADTVRMIRHCQSDQTGNEVIGVDSAELRASVHYLHIIDNQQTLFELSHKLEPRA; the protein is encoded by the exons ATGGACGACTCGGAGCCCGCAGAGGACGGCCTGCTCGCGGGTTTGCGCTGGAACCGGAGCGCGCGGGACCAAGCTCAGCTCAAGCACAAAATCCGGGACCTGCCGGGACTACTAAAACACGGGCTGCACCTGCGGAAGAAAAGC CAATCACCTGACACAATCCCCGGACCAAGTGCTGGGCCCACGGTAAATAAG TCATGCTCCCAGAGTTTTCCCTGCGCTGGCCGTGCTGTGAGAAATGGTTTCCTTTCCCATGGACCATACCCAGCTAAAGACAAGATACACTTGGCCAGAATCATAcg GCGCAGTTATGTGGGCGTGGAGCTGGTGCAGTGGCTGTGTGAGcaatgtgtgtacgtgcgttgTCGGACCACCGCTGTGCGCGTCTGGCAGGTGCTGCTGGAGCTGGGCGTCCTCCTGTCCG TGGACCAGCGAGTCGTCTTCTCGGACTCCAACAGTTACTACCAGTTCAGTTTCGAGGAGTGCGACTCCAGCTCCTGTGAGTTTCGTGCCAATGAAGGGGATTGGCCGGAGGCTGTTAGGCTCCTCCTACAACTTGCGCCCTACGTTCAATTTCGCTCCGGAGACGGACCCAGCAGCCC GTCAGAAGAGGACTCTGAGGGAAACCGGGACGTCTGCAGTGAGATCCTCCAGATGAGAGCACTCGAAAGACTCACTTCTACA GTTCAAAATGAGTTGGCTGCCGCTCTTGCCCGAAAGACGCGCAAAGCTT TATCAGAGCAGGACTCTGACATGCCGGAAACGAGCCAGCAGGACGTCCACTCACCAAGCGCGGAGTCCAGCCCG CTGGGCGGCGTGTGTGCTctccgtggcggcggcggcggcagcaacgGCGGCGGCTCTGTGTGCGGCCGTGAGGAGCTGACCAGCCGACTGGGCTTGGAGGCCGTTCAGCGTCTGGCCAAGGATGGCTGCCGGCTTCTGCAGAACCACAACTACAGGTTACCTGACAGGAACCAGGCG gaggtggtcgggcgagtTTGTCTGAAGGAGCGAGGACGGGACGTTTTGGTGCTGCAAAGGGTGACATCGTCACTGACGTCGCCATCGGAACGGCCCTCGCCCACGTCATCGGGGGGCGGGTCCAGAGAAGAAGACAAAAG ATATGTGGTGGTGTCGGGAACGCCGCTGAAAATCTTGGAGCATCTGCTAAGTGACCTGCGATTAGATGACCAAAGAGGGACCCCTGAAAGCACCGAGAGCG AAATGCTGTTGGATGACTTCCTGTTAACCTACCTGGTCTTCATGTCCACCTCTGACCTCTGTCAGGCTCTTCTGGGACA CTATAGCAGTGCACGCAGCAGGGGCCAGGAGGAGGGCAAGGATACCCTCTTCAGGAAGCGCAAGGTTCTGCAGTTGGTGTCACACTGGAGCCGACTCTACAAGGACTTCCTCAAGGAGGAGGAGCATGTTCGGGGTTTCATGAAG GCTCTTTACAGGTGTGTCTTAGAAGATCTGTACGAGTTCCCCACGCTTGAGAAAGATCTCAAAGAGTTCCAGAAGCTTCTGCGGCGTAGACA CACAGTGGATGACTGTCCGCCAAACCAAAAG AGCAAACAAATGCACCAGCAGTTGAGTTTGAAGGAAAACTGTTTGCAACTTCGTTCTCCACAATGTGAGATAAGAGAAG TTATTTGCTGCGTTTACGTAAGCACCGATTCCTACCTGAGCGTCCACACGCATCCCTCGCTGGAGGCCCACGAGCTGCTAAGAATCGTGAGACTGAAGATGGACAGGTCAGAAGAGGACATGGTGCTTGCTGTGGTCTCCCACACTGGAG AGCGCAGGATGTTACAACCCAGCGACTGTGTGTATTCAGAGTCTCTGACCCCGCAGGGAAAGCTCATCGTCTGTCGCAGAGATCTGGCTGAGATCTTG CCTTCTTTAACGGACAGCGCCGAGCTCAGTAGAAGGCCTGTACGGCTTTTGGGGATCAACACGTGGGACGTGGCCGCGGCTCTCACACACCTGGACTGGACCCTCTTCAAATCCATCCATGAG CAAGAGCTGGTCTACTACACCCTGAGGCGCGTTCCCGGCGGGGGCCACACCGCCGCGCTCTCCGTCTTGCTGCAGCGTTGCAACGAGGTCCAGCAGTGGGTCATGTCTGAAGTCCTCATGTGCACGTCGCTCAATAAGAGAGTGCAGCTGCTCAAAAAGTTCATTAAGATCGCAGCTCA TTGCAAAGCTCAAAGGAATTTGAACTCCGCTTTCGCCATCATCATGGGCCTCAATACGGCGGCCGTGAGTCGACTCAACCAAACCTGGGAG aaaTGTCCCGGGAAGTTCAAGAAGCTTTTCGCAGAGTTGGAGCTGATCACA GATCCGTCTCTTAACCACAAAGCCTACAGAGAAGCTTTTAAGAGAATGAAACCTCCAAAGATCCCTTTTATGCCCCTCCTCTTAAAAG ATATCACCTTTATCCACGAGGGCAATAAGACCTTCCATGACAACCTGGTGAACTTTGAGAAGTTG CATATGATCGCAGACACCGTTCGAATGATTCGACACTGCCAAAGCGACCAAACAG GCAATGAGGTGATCGGCGTGGACAGCGCCGAGTTGAGGGCGAGCGTTCACTACCTGCACATCATTGACAATCAGCAGACGCTCTTTGAGCTGTCCCACAAACTAGAACCGCGGGCTTAG
- the il6 gene encoding interleukin-6, with protein MPNMYMQILAVGLLAFLVLRANGAPLTEATTVLPSNDTSSEEETEPSDLLTSAHVWDSVLGTAKEHRKAFDDEFQNNVEFHLLEQYTAPQFPANCPSSNFSKEACLHRLAQGLSTYIILLKHVEKEYPGSKILYEAKHYSELLLYKIKQKMKKPEEVTSMGSKEEESLVKSLYHHEAFHRKMTAHNILRKLYIFIVDGKRALSRKERRREKLAKVAMHSLLR; from the exons ATGCCCAACATGT ACATGCAAATTCTCGCGGTGGGCTTGCTGGCTTTTCTAGTACTGCGAGCCAATGGAGCTCCATTGACAGAAGCAACCACCGTCTTGCCATCAAATGACACCTCAAGTGAGGAGGAAACGGAGCCCTCTGACCTGCTGACCTCTGCTCATGTTTGGGACTCGGTTCTGGGTACCGCTAAAGAACACCGGAAAGCT TTTGATGATGAATTCCAAAACAATGTCGAGTTTCATTTACTGGAGCAATACACAGCACCTCAGTTTCCAGCAAACTGCCCCAGCTCCAATTTTAGCAAG GAGGCTTGCCTGCACAGACTGGCCCAAGGTCTGTCCACCTACATAATTCTTCTCAAGCACGTGGAGAAGGAATATCCCGGCAGTAAAATTCTTTATGAGGCCAAACACTACTCTGAACTCCTGCTCTACAAGATCAAACAAAAG ATGAAAAAACCAGAAGAGGTCACAAGCATGGGTAGCAAAGAGGAAGAGAGCCTAGTGAAGTCACTGTACCACCACGAAGCTTTCCACAGAAAGATGACGGCGCACAACATCCTGCGGAAGCTCTACATCTTCATTGTTGACGGCAAGAGGGCGCTGAGCCGCAAAGAACGGCGAAGGGAAAAACTTGCCAAGGTTGCCATGCATAGTTTATTGCGCTAG
- the tomm7 gene encoding mitochondrial import receptor subunit TOM7 homolog, whose amino-acid sequence MAKLSKETKQRLQQLFQCGQFIIRWGFIPTVLYLGFKRGADPGMPEPSVLGLLWG is encoded by the exons ATGGCAAAATTAAGTAAAGAGACCAAACAGCGGCTGCAGCAACTGTTCCAGTGTGGACAATTCATCATCCGATGGGGGTTTATTCCAACAGTGCTGTACTTGG GCTTTAAACGAGGAGCAGATCCAGGAATGCCGGAGCCTTCAGTCTTGGG TTTACTTTGGGGTTGA